A portion of the Pedobacter cryoconitis genome contains these proteins:
- a CDS encoding MarR family transcriptional regulator codes for MIIVKMMVSKVLRTLEGKNFITRQEHPTDNLATVTSLLQLKLYLRGKGLYICDTRLSIYGL; via the coding sequence ATGATTATTGTTAAGATGATGGTATCAAAGGTATTGAGAACACTGGAAGGGAAGAATTTTATTACCCGCCAGGAGCACCCGACAGATAATCTGGCTACTGTTACAAGTCTGTTACAACTCAAATTATATTTGCGGGGCAAAGGATTGTATATTTGCGACACACGATTAAGTATCTATGGACTTTAA
- a CDS encoding efflux RND transporter periplasmic adaptor subunit: MKLNWIFIIFVMVVTQACSTNSAKTKEEKLTEIPVVKLKIVDTALALNYVADIQAVRNIEIRARVQGFIEQILVDEGQQVKKGQLLFKMNDKEYLIKLSQAKSQLASANSSVKIAEVELGRIKTLVDKKVISKSELTLGTARLAEAEAKASEALSIIDDAKQKLSYLSVRAPFEGVIDRIPLKTGSLVSEGALLTTLSDSRNMYAYFDISENEYLQFMRTGKGHFSTHAETALILSDGNTYPLKGKIQTQESSFSGSTGSIAYRAMFPNPDRILKHGASGKVQLISKLEGSLLVPQKSVFEIQDKNYVFVVDEKNTVKMKSFVPKMKLAEYYVVSSGLKAGENIVYEGIQNIKDGVTITPVFNKSNSLSAKK; the protein is encoded by the coding sequence ATGAAATTAAATTGGATATTCATCATATTTGTGATGGTAGTTACCCAGGCATGCTCCACTAACAGCGCCAAAACTAAGGAGGAGAAATTAACGGAAATCCCTGTTGTCAAATTAAAAATAGTTGATACCGCTCTTGCACTTAATTATGTTGCAGACATTCAGGCTGTCCGTAATATAGAAATCAGGGCCAGAGTACAAGGCTTTATTGAACAAATACTGGTTGATGAAGGGCAGCAAGTAAAAAAAGGACAGCTGCTTTTTAAAATGAACGACAAAGAATACTTGATTAAGCTAAGCCAGGCTAAATCACAATTAGCCAGCGCTAATTCATCCGTAAAGATTGCCGAGGTCGAACTCGGGCGGATTAAAACTCTGGTAGATAAAAAAGTTATATCTAAATCAGAACTGACACTGGGAACGGCCCGCCTTGCAGAAGCTGAAGCTAAAGCGAGCGAAGCCTTGTCAATCATTGATGATGCCAAGCAAAAACTTTCCTATTTATCCGTCCGCGCACCATTTGAAGGTGTTATAGACCGTATACCTTTAAAAACTGGTAGTCTGGTGAGTGAAGGAGCACTATTGACAACATTGTCCGATAGCCGTAATATGTATGCCTATTTTGATATCTCAGAAAATGAATATCTTCAATTTATGCGTACCGGTAAGGGACATTTTTCTACACATGCAGAAACTGCACTGATACTTTCAGACGGTAATACTTATCCGCTCAAAGGCAAAATACAAACGCAGGAGAGCAGTTTCTCTGGAAGCACTGGTTCAATTGCCTACAGGGCAATGTTTCCCAATCCAGATCGCATACTCAAACACGGTGCTTCTGGTAAAGTGCAATTGATATCTAAACTGGAAGGCAGCCTATTAGTACCTCAAAAGTCTGTCTTTGAAATTCAGGACAAAAACTACGTGTTTGTGGTTGATGAAAAGAATACAGTGAAAATGAAAAGTTTTGTACCTAAAATGAAGCTTGCTGAATATTATGTGGTAAGCAGCGGACTAAAAGCTGGCGAAAATATCGTCTACGAGGGTATACAGAATATCAAAGATGGTGTTACCATTACCCCGGTATTTAATAAATCCAATAGCCTTTCCGCAAAAAAATAG